One Thomasclavelia spiroformis DSM 1552 DNA window includes the following coding sequences:
- a CDS encoding histidine phosphatase family protein, whose amino-acid sequence MKIYITRHSKTLWNQEKRLQGWQDSPLSETGIKDALLLKDRIKDLKIDCCYSSPIGRAKSTSQILFDQFNEDVRLKEMNFGIYEGKKIEELLNNEEYFNLWNNPDDNVRLTGGESYFEVQTRLKSFINDVYQKYYDKTIFITIHGMLFVILHGLMLNYQTKDLVKINQHIVRGCSLSEVDFDGKNFTIKYIGDASHLDDEEVISYK is encoded by the coding sequence ATGAAGATATATATTACTAGACATTCTAAAACATTGTGGAATCAAGAAAAAAGACTTCAAGGATGGCAAGATTCACCCCTTAGTGAAACTGGCATTAAAGATGCTTTGTTATTAAAAGACAGAATTAAAGATTTGAAAATTGATTGTTGTTATTCTAGCCCAATTGGGAGAGCCAAAAGTACGAGCCAAATTTTATTTGATCAGTTTAATGAAGACGTGCGTTTAAAAGAAATGAATTTTGGAATTTATGAAGGGAAGAAAATTGAAGAACTTTTAAATAATGAAGAATACTTTAATTTATGGAATAATCCTGATGATAATGTTAGATTAACAGGTGGAGAATCGTATTTTGAAGTTCAAACAAGATTAAAGTCATTTATAAATGATGTATATCAAAAATATTATGATAAAACAATTTTCATTACGATTCATGGCATGCTTTTTGTAATCTTACATGGTTTAATGCTTAATTATCAAACAAAAGATCTAGTGAAGATCAATCAACATATTGTAAGAGGGTGTTCGTTAAGTGAAGTGGATTTTGATGGTAAAAACTTTACAATTAAATATATTGGTGATGCTAGTCATTTAGATGATGAAGAGGTAATCAGTTATAAATAA
- a CDS encoding YneF family protein — MVLNVIIGVIIGIIIGFFVARYMFKKQLRKNPPINEKMIRAMYMEMGRKPSETQIKRIMASIMAQYK, encoded by the coding sequence ATGGTTTTAAATGTAATCATTGGTGTAATTATTGGGATAATTATTGGATTTTTTGTGGCGCGATATATGTTTAAAAAACAATTACGAAAAAACCCACCAATTAATGAAAAAATGATTCGTGCAATGTATATGGAAATGGGTCGCAAACCAAGTGAAACCCAAATTAAAAGAATTATGGCGTCTATTATGGCGCAATATAAATAA
- a CDS encoding sporulation inhibitor of replication protein SirA, with protein sequence MNTYKIYKLNQNVKDLLEQYPEIKEKIITLQPKNVYFTKQLECLFENNDGVSDFIEYKLKQRKDYLRNKNIHIIKNELTKETMKCQVFDYYVIIEASKKSNIFLDILYQISKSYVIMDEQVRSLEV encoded by the coding sequence ATGAATACATATAAAATATATAAATTAAATCAAAATGTAAAAGATTTATTAGAACAATATCCAGAGATAAAAGAAAAAATTATTACATTGCAACCAAAAAATGTTTATTTTACTAAACAATTAGAATGTCTTTTTGAAAATAATGATGGAGTTAGTGATTTTATTGAATATAAATTAAAACAAAGGAAAGATTATCTTCGTAATAAAAATATCCATATTATTAAAAATGAACTTACTAAAGAAACAATGAAATGTCAGGTGTTTGATTACTATGTTATTATAGAAGCATCTAAAAAATCCAATATATTCTTAGATATATTGTATCAAATTTCTAAAAGTTATGTTATAATGGATGAGCAAGTTAGAAGTTTGGAGGTATAA
- the tkt gene encoding transketolase, with amino-acid sequence METSTLSIAAIRALGIDTINKANSGHPGMVLGSAPAIYTLFTKEMNFYHKQSKWFNRDRFVLASGHASALLYTMLHLSGYQISMDDLKNFRQWNSNTPGHPECDITDGVDASSGPLGQGIPMAAGMALAEKFLATKYNKEDYNIVDHYTFVLCGDGDMQEGVTYEAASLAGHLSLGKLIVLYDANQVTLDGPLSMSFSEDVKKRYEAIGWQVINVADGNDINAIQKAIRKGKKELYKPTLIIVNTIIGYGSSNQGTNKVHGNPLGKEDGKNAKLSYGFDHEEFYVPDEVYEDFANTCIKRGKNRYNKWNRLFKDYEKNYPELAQELKDAIDGKYSLDVEEITKKYVPGFSDATRNTSYELIQEAAKQNPTFMSGTADLACSTKTEIAFEEAFSVENYGGRNLVFGIREFAMVAMMNGITLHTGIKVSAGGFLVFSDYFKAALRMACLMELPIIIPLSHDSIAVGEDGPTHQPIEQLAMLRSLPNVQVLRPADAIETAAAWKIAIESTKNPTAIILTRQNVTTLENTSVESVSKGAYIVGHEVDHIDAIIIATGSEVNLAMEAKKALFEQGIDVRVVSMPSMELFEKQDDDYKETVLPHNVRARLSIEMASDFGWYKYVGLDGKTMSVNKFGTSAPANVVIENYGFTVENVIKNIKDIL; translated from the coding sequence ATGGAAACATCAACGTTATCAATTGCAGCTATCCGTGCATTAGGCATTGATACTATTAACAAAGCAAATTCGGGACATCCAGGAATGGTTTTAGGGTCCGCACCAGCTATTTATACTTTATTTACTAAAGAGATGAATTTTTATCATAAGCAATCAAAATGGTTTAATCGAGATCGTTTTGTTTTAGCTTCTGGACATGCATCAGCGCTATTATATACAATGTTACATTTATCTGGATATCAGATTTCAATGGATGATTTGAAAAACTTCAGACAATGGAATTCAAATACTCCAGGGCATCCTGAATGTGATATTACAGATGGTGTCGATGCTTCTTCGGGGCCTCTAGGGCAAGGGATTCCGATGGCAGCTGGAATGGCTTTAGCAGAAAAGTTTTTAGCGACTAAATACAATAAAGAAGATTATAACATTGTTGATCATTACACATTTGTGTTATGTGGTGATGGAGATATGCAAGAGGGTGTTACTTATGAAGCAGCATCACTTGCGGGACACCTTTCTCTTGGTAAATTGATTGTTTTATATGATGCTAACCAAGTTACTTTAGATGGACCATTATCAATGTCGTTTAGTGAAGATGTTAAAAAGCGTTATGAAGCAATTGGATGGCAAGTTATTAATGTTGCAGATGGTAATGATATTAATGCTATTCAAAAAGCAATTCGTAAGGGTAAAAAAGAATTATATAAACCAACTTTGATTATTGTTAATACAATAATTGGATATGGTTCAAGTAACCAAGGAACAAATAAAGTTCATGGGAATCCATTAGGTAAAGAAGATGGAAAAAATGCGAAATTATCTTATGGTTTTGATCATGAAGAGTTTTATGTGCCTGATGAAGTTTATGAAGATTTTGCCAATACATGTATTAAACGTGGTAAAAATCGTTATAATAAATGGAATCGTTTATTTAAAGATTATGAAAAAAATTACCCTGAATTAGCTCAGGAATTAAAAGATGCAATTGATGGTAAATATTCTTTAGATGTTGAAGAAATTACTAAAAAATATGTACCAGGATTTAGTGATGCAACTAGAAATACATCATATGAGTTGATTCAAGAAGCAGCTAAACAAAATCCAACATTTATGTCAGGGACTGCAGATTTAGCTTGTTCAACTAAAACGGAGATTGCTTTTGAAGAAGCTTTCAGTGTTGAAAATTATGGTGGACGTAATTTAGTTTTTGGAATTCGTGAATTTGCAATGGTTGCAATGATGAATGGAATTACTTTACATACAGGAATCAAAGTATCAGCTGGTGGTTTCTTAGTATTCTCAGATTATTTTAAAGCAGCACTTAGAATGGCGTGTTTAATGGAATTACCAATTATTATTCCTTTATCACACGATTCGATTGCAGTAGGTGAAGATGGACCAACTCATCAACCAATCGAACAATTAGCAATGTTACGTTCCTTACCAAATGTTCAAGTTTTAAGACCAGCAGATGCAATTGAAACTGCTGCTGCATGGAAAATAGCGATAGAATCAACTAAAAATCCAACTGCAATCATTTTAACTAGACAAAATGTTACAACACTTGAAAACACTTCAGTTGAAAGTGTAAGTAAAGGAGCTTATATAGTAGGGCATGAAGTTGATCATATTGATGCAATTATTATTGCGACAGGTAGTGAAGTAAATTTAGCAATGGAAGCTAAAAAAGCTTTATTTGAACAAGGAATTGATGTGCGTGTAGTTTCAATGCCATCAATGGAATTATTTGAAAAACAAGATGATGATTACAAAGAAACAGTTCTTCCACATAATGTGAGAGCACGTTTATCAATTGAAATGGCTAGTGATTTTGGTTGGTATAAATATGTTGGCTTAGATGGTAAAACAATGTCAGTTAATAAATTTGGAACAAGTGCTCCAGCTAATGTAGTAATTGAAAATTATGGTTTTACTGTTGAAAATGTAATTAAAAATATAAAAGATATTTTATAA
- a CDS encoding DUF896 domain-containing protein gives MSSIDPKLIERINELAKKKKDGTITKAELKEQEKLRQEYLKAFRSGFKQQLMGIKVVDVNGNDVTPQKIKAEKLKN, from the coding sequence ATGAGTAGCATAGATCCAAAGTTAATTGAAAGAATCAATGAGCTAGCAAAAAAGAAAAAAGATGGTACTATTACTAAGGCGGAATTGAAAGAACAAGAAAAATTACGTCAAGAGTATTTAAAAGCTTTTAGAAGTGGTTTTAAGCAACAATTAATGGGCATAAAGGTAGTAGATGTTAATGGAAATGATGTAACTCCTCAAAAAATAAAAGCTGAGAAATTAAAAAATTAA